In one window of Cupriavidus necator N-1 DNA:
- the cysM gene encoding cysteine synthase CysM — MAYKTIEDTIGNTPLVRLQRIPGAANDARGNVILGKLEGNNPAGSVKDRPAVSMIARAEARGRIKPGDTLIEATSGNTGIALAMAAAIRGYKMVLIMPEDLSLERRQSMAAYGAEIILTPVKGGMEYARDLADSMERDGKGVILDQFANPDNPQAHYEGTGPEIWRDTDGRITHFVSAMGTTGTITGVSRYLKEQNPEIQVIGAQPADGSRIPGIRKWPEAYLPKIYDASYIDRTEPVSQGDAEHMARRMASEEGIFCGISAAGALCVALRIAEEVENATIVFVVCDRGDRYLSTGVFPA, encoded by the coding sequence ATGGCCTACAAGACAATTGAAGACACCATCGGCAACACGCCGCTGGTCAGACTGCAGCGCATCCCCGGTGCCGCCAACGACGCGCGCGGCAATGTGATCCTCGGCAAGCTCGAAGGCAACAACCCGGCCGGTTCGGTCAAGGACCGCCCCGCGGTGTCGATGATCGCCCGGGCCGAGGCGCGCGGGCGCATCAAGCCGGGCGACACCCTGATCGAGGCGACTTCCGGCAATACCGGCATCGCGCTGGCCATGGCAGCCGCCATCCGCGGCTACAAGATGGTGCTGATCATGCCCGAGGACCTGAGCCTCGAGCGCCGCCAGAGCATGGCGGCCTACGGTGCCGAGATCATCCTGACCCCGGTCAAGGGCGGCATGGAGTACGCCCGCGACCTGGCGGATTCGATGGAGCGCGACGGCAAGGGCGTGATCCTCGACCAGTTCGCCAACCCGGACAACCCGCAGGCCCACTACGAGGGCACCGGGCCGGAGATCTGGCGCGATACCGACGGCCGCATCACCCACTTCGTTTCTGCGATGGGCACCACCGGCACCATTACCGGCGTGTCGCGCTACCTGAAGGAACAGAACCCGGAGATCCAGGTCATCGGCGCGCAGCCGGCCGACGGCTCGCGCATCCCGGGCATCCGCAAGTGGCCCGAGGCGTATCTGCCCAAGATCTACGATGCCAGCTACATCGACCGCACCGAGCCGGTGAGCCAGGGCGACGCCGAGCACATGGCGCGGCGCATGGCATCCGAAGAGGGCATCTTCTGCGGCATTTCGGCGGCCGGCGCGCTCTGTGTTGCGCTGCGCATTGCCGAGGAAGTGGAGAACGCCACCATCGTCTTCGTGGTGTGCGACCGCGGCGACCGCTACCTGTCGACCGGCGTGTTCCCGGCGTGA
- the mltB gene encoding lytic murein transglycosylase B, translating into MTDTQRSLRRPLLGAALSAAALGLCGLSPSLLAAGKRRVSMREEEIEPGRYRDNPQTRAFIDEMVARHRLDRGMLQEWFSQAVYSATVVRLIMPPATTGRKSWRTYRSRFIEPIRINAGVRFWQDNRDTLRRAEAEFGVPASVIVGIIGVETIYGRDMGTFRVLDSLSTLAFDYPDTPNREARSTLFRNQLADYLLWCRDTRTDVYSVLGSFAGAIGIPQFMPTSLREYAIDYDNNGRIDLRNSPTDAIGSVARFLQLHGWEPGRPVVWRIAGDAGSLGVATAAADGEPWPTRTLNQLTRAGLRVDEPIDPVREGETGVLVVDLPTPDQPTEYLLGLRNFYVLTRYNRSFFYALAVYQLGEAVKAAMG; encoded by the coding sequence ATGACCGACACCCAGCGCTCACTGCGACGCCCCCTGCTGGGCGCCGCGCTTTCCGCTGCCGCACTCGGACTCTGCGGCCTCTCCCCCAGCCTGCTCGCCGCGGGCAAGCGCCGCGTCAGCATGCGCGAGGAAGAGATCGAACCCGGCCGCTACCGCGACAATCCGCAGACCCGCGCGTTTATCGACGAGATGGTGGCCCGCCACCGCCTTGACCGCGGGATGCTGCAGGAGTGGTTTAGCCAGGCGGTCTATTCGGCCACCGTGGTGCGGCTGATCATGCCGCCCGCCACCACCGGCCGCAAAAGCTGGCGCACCTACCGCTCGCGCTTTATCGAGCCGATCCGCATCAACGCGGGCGTGCGCTTCTGGCAGGACAACCGCGACACGCTGCGCCGTGCCGAAGCCGAGTTCGGCGTACCGGCCTCGGTCATCGTCGGCATCATCGGCGTGGAAACCATCTACGGCCGCGACATGGGCACCTTCCGCGTGCTCGACTCGCTGTCCACGCTCGCCTTCGACTACCCGGACACGCCCAACCGCGAAGCCCGCAGCACGCTGTTCCGCAACCAGCTGGCCGACTACCTGCTGTGGTGCCGCGACACCCGCACCGACGTGTACTCGGTGCTGGGCTCCTTCGCGGGCGCGATCGGCATCCCGCAGTTCATGCCGACCAGCCTGCGCGAATACGCCATCGACTACGACAACAACGGTCGCATCGACCTGCGCAACAGCCCTACCGATGCCATCGGCAGTGTCGCGCGCTTCCTGCAGCTGCACGGCTGGGAGCCGGGCCGCCCGGTGGTGTGGCGCATTGCCGGCGACGCCGGCAGCCTGGGTGTCGCCACGGCGGCGGCCGACGGCGAGCCATGGCCCACGCGCACGCTCAACCAGCTGACCCGCGCCGGCTTGCGCGTGGACGAGCCGATCGACCCCGTGCGCGAAGGCGAGACCGGCGTGCTGGTGGTGGACCTGCCCACCCCCGACCAACCGACCGAATACCTGCTCGGCCTGCGCAACTTCTACGTGCTGACACGCTACAACCGCAGCTTCTTCTATGCGCTGGCGGTGTACCAGCTGGGCGAGGCGGTCAAGGCGGCGATGGGTTGA